Within the Streptomyces sp. R41 genome, the region GGGCGCCGCGCTGCTGCGACCAGTACCCCGCGCCGGCCAGGAGGAGGGAGAGGACGACGGCGAAGGTCAGCACCCCGCCGTTGTTGAGCATGGAGAGGAACACTCCGCAGCCGACCAGCGCGAAGAGCACGGCCGCCAGTGCCTGGCCGTCGACGCGGCCGGTGAGCAGCTTGCGTACCTCGTTCTCCTCCTCGTCGTCGTACGGGACGAACAGCCACACGAAGCCGTAGAAGATGAGGCCGATGCCGCCGGTCGCGGAGAGCACCGCGAGCACGATGCGGAAGATCACCGGGTCCATTTCGCAGTGCCGGCCGAGACCGGCGCACACCCCGCCCAGCATCTTCTGCCGGTGGTCGCGCCGGAACTTGCGCGGGACCTCGGGCGCGGCCGGGTCCGCGGGCGGGACCGAGTCGGCGGGCTCGGCCGGGTCCTCGTGCGCGCGCGGCTCCTCACCTCTGGCGGGGCCCGGTGCGGGCGGCACGGCGTCCCGCGGCCCGCTGCCCGGTGGTGGGGCGCCCGGGCCGGGGCCGGGATCCGGCTCCGCTGCCGCGTGCTGCTGATCTGTCATGCGTCCATGGTGACGGGCGAGGAGGCGCGGCGGGAGTCGGGACGACCCTGGCCGAACCCTGATATCGGCCCTGACGGGGACGGGGGGCTTCGACCACCGGCTTTCCGGGCATCGATCACCCGCCGCTTTTCTCGAGCATCGATCACCGGCTTGCGAGGATCGATCAGCGGCCCGCGAGGAGCAATCGCCGGTTTCCCGAGGATCGCTCGATGGTTTTCCGAAGATCAGGGGCGTCTCGGGGGTCGACCCTGATGCCCGGGCCCGCCAAGCGTGTGAACATCGATGGCATGCCGGAAGCCGCAGCCCTGCCCCTCGACGACCCGCGGCCCACGCGCAAGCTCTACCGCAGCAGCGACGGACGCTGGCTCGGGGGCGTGGCGCGAGGGCTCGCCGGGCACCTCGGGCTGCCCGTGATCTGGGTGCGGCTCGTGTTCGTCGGACTGTTCATGGCGGACGGGCTGGGGGCGCTGCTGTATGCCGCGTTCTGGTTCTTCGTGCCGCTCGGCGTCGGCGGTGTCGGCTCCGGGCGTACGCCGGCCTTCAGCACGGAGACCGCCCCCGACGGCCGCCGCAGACTGGTGGCCCGCAAGCCGGACAGGGGCCAGATCGTGGCCCTGCTTCTCATGGTCGTCGTGGCCATGGTCTTCGTCGGCAATGTGAACCTCGGCGGTGGAGCCAAGGCATATCTGTGGCCGACGGTCCTCGTCGGCGCGGGCGTCGCCCTGGTCTGGCGCCAGGCGGACAATGCGCGGCGGGCCCGCTGGGTGGAGGTCGGCCGCCGCCGCCGTACGCTCACGCTGCTGCGTTCCGCGGCAGGCGTCCTGCTGGTGACGGCCGGAGTCTCCGGAATATTCGTCCTCCAGGGCTCGGCCGCCCATCTCGGCTCGGTCCTTCAGGCCGCTCTCGCGGTCCTCGTCGGCATAGCGCTGCTCGCCGGCCCCTATCTCGTCCGTATGACCCAGGACCTCTCCGAGGAGCGCCTGATGCGCATCCGCGCCCAGGAGCGGGCCGAGGTCGCGGCCCACGTCCACGACTCCGTGCTGCACACCCTGACCCTGATCCAGCGCAACGCGGACAATGGCAACGAGGTACGACGGCTCGCCCGCGCCCAGGAGCGCGACCTGCGCGGCTGGCTCTACAAGCCGGAGGGGACAGGGAAGGACGAGGCCGAGGAGCCCGACACCCTCGCGGAGGCGGTCCGGCGCCATGCCGCCGAGGTCGAGGACAAGCACGGTGTCCCGATCGAGGTCGTGGTCGTCGGCGACTGTCCGCTCGACGAGGGCCTGACCGCACAGATGCAGGCCGCGCGGGAAGCGATGGTGAACGCGGCCAAGTACGGTGGCGAGGGCGGCGCGGTGCAGGTCTACGCCGAAGTCGAGGGCAGGACGGTCTTCGTGTCCGTCCGTGACCGCGGCCCCGGCTTCGACCTCGACGCGATACCCGCCGACCGCATGGGCGTTAGAGAATCGATCATCGGCCGCATGGAGCGCAACGGCGGTACGGCGCGACTGCGCGCGGTACCGGACGGCGGCACGGAGGTCGAGCTGGAGATGGAGAGGGCGGAGAAGACGTCATGAGCGACGCGAACAGGCCTGTGGAGTCCGGCAGTTCTGCTGAGGAGACCCCTTCGGCCGCCGCATCCGGAGAGGCCGTCGACGCGGCCGAGTCGGCCGGTGCCGGGGGCGGGCGTCGTGCGCGAGTCGTGCTCGTCGACGACCACCGGATGTTCCGTACGGGCGTGCAGGCCGAGATCGGGCAGACCGAGCGGACCGGCGTCGAGGTGGTCGGTGAGGCCGCCGACGTCGACCAGGCGGTCACGGTCATCACGGCCACGCGGCCCGAGGTCGTCCTGCTCGACGTCCATCTGCCGGGCGGCGGCGGTGTCGAAGTGCTGCGCCGCTGCGCCCCGTTGATGGCCGCCGCCGAGCAGCCGGTCCGCTTCCTCGCGCTGTCGGTGTCGGACGCCGCGGAGGACGTCATCGGGGTGATCCGCGGCGGCGCACGGGGATACGTGACCAAGACGATCACCGGCACGGACCTCGTGGACTCCATCTTCCGTGTCCAGGACGGCGACGCGGTCTTCTCCCCCCGCCTGGCCGGATTCGTCCTCGACGCCTTCGCCTCGACCGACGCCCCGCCCGTCGACGAGGACCTCGACCGCCTCACCCAGCGTGAGCGCGAGGTCCTCCGCCTCATCGCCCGTGGCTATGCGTACAAGGAGATCGCCAAGCAGCTGTTCATCTCCGTCAAGACGGTCGAGTCCCATGTCTCGGCGGTGCTGCGGAAGCTCCAGCTGTCGAACCGCCACGAGCTGACGCGCTGGGCGACGGCGCGGCGGCTGGTCTAGTCGACCGCATCACCGGGGTTCACGGCGAGGGCCTTGAAGAACGTGTAGTGGAAGGTGCCATCGGCGGTGGCCGTGCGGTGCAGGTCCGCGATGCCCCGGTCCCAGTCCGACGGGGTCATCAGGCCCGCGGCGAGGGCGTCTTCGCGTACGGACTCGATCATGGCGATGAAGGTGTTGCGGGTGAAGCCGTTCACCAGGGTGGGGCGGGAGCGGTCCGCGTAGACCGCGCGGGGGCGGACCACGACGTCCGCGTAACCGGCGCCGGTGAGGAGCGGGTGCAGCTCGCGGCCGATCAGCGCGTTGCCGCCCGCCGTGGACTGGAGCTGGACCTGGCAGTCGATCGCCGCGTGGGCGTACGCGCTGTCGGGGTGGAAGAACGTCGAGCCGTGGTCGCCCTCGATGACGGTGAGGGTGCCGCCGGGTCGCAGCACGCGGCGCAGGGCGGTGAGGGCATGACGCGGGGCGGCCAGGTGTTCCAGGACGAAGCAGACGAAGACATGGTCGAAGGAGGCGTCGGGGAAGGGCAGTTCGAAGAGGTTCGCCTGGTGCCAGGACACGTGCGCGTCGGGGTACTGGGCCGTCACGCGGGTGCGGGCCTGGGCGAGGGAGTCGGCCGAGATGTCGACGGCCGTGAAGTGCGCCTGAGGGCTCGCCGCCATCAGGTGCGCCGTCTGAGCGCCCACTCCGCAGCCGACCTCGAGAACCTTGCTGCCCGCTGGGTAGGCCGTGCCCGAGTGCAGCAGCGCGGCCAGCGTGTCGGCCTGGTCGCCGAGGCGGCGGGTCTCGTGGGCGGAGTAGCCGTGTACGTAGTCGATCGGCGTGGTCATGAGCCGAGCTTCGGTCGAGAATGGCTCGGTGAACAGGTCCAATGGTGACCCCGATGACAGGTCCATAGGCGGCGAATCGGCAGGGTCCGACTTTCTCCAACTCGACATCGGTGACGCCCCGTTCGGCGGTCGTGCCGACTGGCTTGCGCGGGAGCTGCGGCGGGCGATCTCCGACGGACTGCTGCCGATCGGGAGCCGCCTCCCGGCGACCCGGGTCCTCGCCGCCGAGCTGCACGTCTCCCGTGGGGTGGTGACAGAGGCGTACCACAGGCTCTCGGAGGACGGGCATGTGGCGGGCCGAGGTCGCAACGGGACGGTCGTCGTGGCGGCACCCGTGCTGCCGGCGGAGCCGGAACCGAAGCCGGCCCGCGCCCCGGAGCGGCGCGCATACCCTGCCGTCGACACCGACACCCTGCCCTCCGGAACCCGCCGACTCGCCGCCTCTGAAGGGGTGTTCGCCACCCCACCCGGCGACGACATCTTCGACCTGATCCGTGCCGCCCCCGCCCGTATCGACCTCTCGCCCGGCGTCCCCGACCTCACCGCGTTCCCGCGGGCGGCCTGGCTGCGTGCCGAGCGGGAGGTGTTCGGTGGGCTGTCCGCGTCGGGGTTCGGGTACGGGGATCCGCGGGGAACCCCGGAGTTGCGGCGGGCCGTCGCGCACTGGCTGGCGCGGAACCGGGGGATCAGGGTCGAGCCCGACGAGGTGATCGTCGTGGCGGGGACCGCGCAGGCGCTGGCGCTGATCGGGCAGGTGCTGCGCGAGGACGGGACCGAGGAGATCGCCGTGGAGGACCCCGGCTCGCTCGGGGTCCGGCAGCATCTGCGGCGCCAGGGGCTGCGTACGCCGCCCGTGTCCGTCGACGCCGAGGGCGTACGGGTGGACGAACTCGGGGCGCACCGAGCCGTGTTGCTCACGCCGGCGCACCAGTTCCCGACCGGGGTCGTGCTCGGGGGCGCGCGGCGCCGGGCGCTGATGCGATGGGCCGGGGACGGCGGGCTGATCGTGGAGGACGACTACGACGCCGAGCACCGTTACGACCGGCCGCCCGTGCCCGCGCTGAGGTCGATGCTGCCCGAGCGGGTCTGCTACGCGGGCAGCGTGTCCAAGCTGCTGGCCCCCGCGCTCCGTACGGGATGGGTGCTCGCGCCGCCCCGCCTCCACGACGCGTTGGTGTCCGCCAAACGCTTCGCCGACCTCGGCAACGCCGCCCTGCCCCAGCTCGTACTCGCCCGGCTCATGGAGTCGGGCGAGCTGGAGCGGCATCTACGGCTGTTGCGCCGTCGCCACCGGCGGCGGCGCGACACCATGATCACGGCGATCCGCGACCACCTGCCGGGGGCGGTCGTGCACGGTGCCGCGGCGGGACTCCACCTGCTGATCACCTTCGAGGAAGGCCCGGCCCCCACGTGGACGGACACCGACCTCGCCGCCGCCTCCCTGGCCCGCGGCGTCAAGACCCACCCGCTCTCCTGGCACCGCCGGCGCCCGGGCCCGTCCGGCCTGCTCCTCGGCTACGCCGCGTCCCCGGCCACGGCCATCGCCGAGGGCGTGGCCGCGATCGGCGACGCACTACGAGACCTCCACTGAGAGTCCACGCGGGGCACCTGGAGGCCCCGGGGTCACACCACCCGAGTAGCCCCCGCGAACGGCATCTCGTCGATCGGAGCCACCCGTACCGGAGCCGTCGGGTTCGGTGCGTGGATCATCATGCCGTTGCCCACGTAGATGCCCACATGGCTGATGCCCGAGTAGAAGAACACCAGGTCGCCGGGGAGGAGCTCGGAGCGTGAGACGCGCCGGCCGGCGTTGATCTGCGCATAGGTCGTGCGCGGCAGGGAGATGCCCGCGGAGCGGTACGCGGCCTGGGCGAGGCCGGAGCAGTCGAAGGCGTCGGGGCCCGTGGCGCCCCAGACGTAGGGGCTGCCGAGCTTCTCGTAGGCGTACGCGACGGCCGCCGCCGCACGGGAGTTGGGGGCGGCGACCGTGCCGGACGACGACGCCTGGGCGAGGTCGCGGGCCGAGGAGCGCGAGGCGTGCTGTCCGACGCCCCCGGACTCCCCGAGCCGCGCGCGCTGATCGGCGCTGAGCTGTGACATCAGCCGCCGTGCCGCGTCGAGCTTCCCGTTGATCGTCTTCTTGTGCCGCTTCAGCTCCGACTGCCGCGACTTGAGCGAGGCGAGCTCGACATGCGCGGCGCCGCGCAACTGCTCGATCTCCCGCAGTTGTTTGCGTACGCTCGCCACGGCCGCCGCCTGCCGGCTGCCCGCCCGCTCGGCGAACGCGGCCCCGTCCAGGTACTGGTCGGGATCGTCGGAGAGCGCGAGTTGCAGCGCGGGGTCGAGGCCGCCGCTGCGGTACTGCGCCGCGGCTATCGAACCCAGCGTGTCCCGCGCCGAGTTGAGCCGGTCCTCCTTGCGCGCCGCCTCGTCGCGCAGCGCGTTCAGCCGCTCCTCCGCCTGGTCGGCCTTCTCCTTGGCGCCGTTGTACTTCTCGGTGGCGACCTCCGCCTCCTCGTACAACTTGTCGACCTTGGCCTTCACCTGCGCCGGAGACAACTGCGGATCGGCGTGCCCGGTCCCGTCGAAGCCGGTCGCCGTCGCCGCGCCCGCGAGGGCGATCGTGGCGGCTGTGCGGGCCGTGTTTCCACCGAGCGAGCGCTGACTGGGCTTGCGGTGCGCTGCCACGAGGGCCCACATCCTTCCGTACGACCGCGAGGGGAGCGCGGTCAAGCGGTGACACGTCCGGCGGCGGCCCACACAGGGGGAGCGGGCCGCCGCCGGACCTTCTCGGCGGTGGTGGCCGACGGCCGCCCCTGGCCCGGGCGGCGGTGGGGAGCCGGTCACCTGGTGGAGGACGCTAAACCTGAGAGTGAGGGGTTGGTAACGCCATGTACGGAACTGGCGCCACTGGACCGCCCAGTGACCGTATGTGACCGTGATCCCGGCCCTGCGCCGCCGACTTCACGCAGTGCGATGACCGATGCGCCGAATCCGGGACAACCGGGGTTGCCCCGGTGCTATGGGTTACAAGGGATGGCCCGGTGACAAGAGGGACCTGGGCGTCCGATTAGGCTCCGGCCTCATGGACGTACTCATCCATCTCTTCGTCGGCCTGCACATCATCGGCATCGCCTCGCTCCTGGGCGGCTTCCTCACCCAGATGAAGGCGATGGGCCAGGGCACCGCCCGCTTCGTCCCGGCGATGCTGCACGGCGCGCTGACCATGCTGGTCACGGGCGTCGTCCTGGTCGGCCTCAACCAGGCCGACGACAACCCGGTCAACAACATCAAG harbors:
- a CDS encoding PspC domain-containing protein, with amino-acid sequence MPGPAKRVNIDGMPEAAALPLDDPRPTRKLYRSSDGRWLGGVARGLAGHLGLPVIWVRLVFVGLFMADGLGALLYAAFWFFVPLGVGGVGSGRTPAFSTETAPDGRRRLVARKPDRGQIVALLLMVVVAMVFVGNVNLGGGAKAYLWPTVLVGAGVALVWRQADNARRARWVEVGRRRRTLTLLRSAAGVLLVTAGVSGIFVLQGSAAHLGSVLQAALAVLVGIALLAGPYLVRMTQDLSEERLMRIRAQERAEVAAHVHDSVLHTLTLIQRNADNGNEVRRLARAQERDLRGWLYKPEGTGKDEAEEPDTLAEAVRRHAAEVEDKHGVPIEVVVVGDCPLDEGLTAQMQAAREAMVNAAKYGGEGGAVQVYAEVEGRTVFVSVRDRGPGFDLDAIPADRMGVRESIIGRMERNGGTARLRAVPDGGTEVELEMERAEKTS
- a CDS encoding LuxR C-terminal-related transcriptional regulator, coding for MSDANRPVESGSSAEETPSAAASGEAVDAAESAGAGGGRRARVVLVDDHRMFRTGVQAEIGQTERTGVEVVGEAADVDQAVTVITATRPEVVLLDVHLPGGGGVEVLRRCAPLMAAAEQPVRFLALSVSDAAEDVIGVIRGGARGYVTKTITGTDLVDSIFRVQDGDAVFSPRLAGFVLDAFASTDAPPVDEDLDRLTQREREVLRLIARGYAYKEIAKQLFISVKTVESHVSAVLRKLQLSNRHELTRWATARRLV
- a CDS encoding L-histidine N(alpha)-methyltransferase; its protein translation is MTTPIDYVHGYSAHETRRLGDQADTLAALLHSGTAYPAGSKVLEVGCGVGAQTAHLMAASPQAHFTAVDISADSLAQARTRVTAQYPDAHVSWHQANLFELPFPDASFDHVFVCFVLEHLAAPRHALTALRRVLRPGGTLTVIEGDHGSTFFHPDSAYAHAAIDCQVQLQSTAGGNALIGRELHPLLTGAGYADVVVRPRAVYADRSRPTLVNGFTRNTFIAMIESVREDALAAGLMTPSDWDRGIADLHRTATADGTFHYTFFKALAVNPGDAVD
- a CDS encoding PLP-dependent aminotransferase family protein codes for the protein MNRSNGDPDDRSIGGESAGSDFLQLDIGDAPFGGRADWLARELRRAISDGLLPIGSRLPATRVLAAELHVSRGVVTEAYHRLSEDGHVAGRGRNGTVVVAAPVLPAEPEPKPARAPERRAYPAVDTDTLPSGTRRLAASEGVFATPPGDDIFDLIRAAPARIDLSPGVPDLTAFPRAAWLRAEREVFGGLSASGFGYGDPRGTPELRRAVAHWLARNRGIRVEPDEVIVVAGTAQALALIGQVLREDGTEEIAVEDPGSLGVRQHLRRQGLRTPPVSVDAEGVRVDELGAHRAVLLTPAHQFPTGVVLGGARRRALMRWAGDGGLIVEDDYDAEHRYDRPPVPALRSMLPERVCYAGSVSKLLAPALRTGWVLAPPRLHDALVSAKRFADLGNAALPQLVLARLMESGELERHLRLLRRRHRRRRDTMITAIRDHLPGAVVHGAAAGLHLLITFEEGPAPTWTDTDLAAASLARGVKTHPLSWHRRRPGPSGLLLGYAASPATAIAEGVAAIGDALRDLH
- a CDS encoding NlpC/P60 family protein; translation: MAAHRKPSQRSLGGNTARTAATIALAGAATATGFDGTGHADPQLSPAQVKAKVDKLYEEAEVATEKYNGAKEKADQAEERLNALRDEAARKEDRLNSARDTLGSIAAAQYRSGGLDPALQLALSDDPDQYLDGAAFAERAGSRQAAAVASVRKQLREIEQLRGAAHVELASLKSRQSELKRHKKTINGKLDAARRLMSQLSADQRARLGESGGVGQHASRSSARDLAQASSSGTVAAPNSRAAAAVAYAYEKLGSPYVWGATGPDAFDCSGLAQAAYRSAGISLPRTTYAQINAGRRVSRSELLPGDLVFFYSGISHVGIYVGNGMMIHAPNPTAPVRVAPIDEMPFAGATRVV